The genomic DNA CCACCGCCAACTCCACCGCCTCCTCCCATGCCTCCACCTCCTCCCATGCCTCCGCCAACTCCACCGCCTCCTCCCATGCCCCCACCACCTCCCATGCCTCCGCCAACTCCACCGGGGCTACCTATGCCTCCACCAATACCACCACCACCTCCGCCCCCGACTCCTCCGCCAACCCCTCCTCCAatacctccacctcctcctccaatGCCACCGCCACCTCCAAAACCACCGCCACCCCCAACTCCTCCaccgccacctcctcctccaaaGCCACCGCCACCCCCAACTCCTCCACCGCCAACTCCTCCTCCaatacctcctcctcctccaaagCCACCGCCTCCTCCAATGCCACCGCTTGCTCCACCTCCTCCCAGGCCTCCGCCTGCTCCTTTTCCAATGCCGCCGCCAACTCCACCACCTCCTCCATTGCCACCGCCACCGCCAACTCCTCCTCCAatacctccacctcctcctccaaaGCCACCGCCACCTCCAAtgccaccacctcctcctcccaGGCCTCCGCCTGCTCCTTTTCCAATGTCACCGCCAACTCCGCCACCACcagctccacctcctcctccaatTCCACCGCCACCTCCAACTCCTCGACCGATGCCACCGCCAGCTCCACCTCCTCCCCCAACGCCTCCACCTCGGCCAACTCCACTACCTCGACCAACTACGGCATGGCTGCCACGTCGGGTTTTACGAGCACAATCACTACTCTGCCCACCATCCAACGCAACACTAGACCTCCCGCCAGAAGCGATCACATAGTCCAGAGGCGGCGTCCTCATCTTCTTCCCTTCCCTTCTCCCACTTCCACCAACAACACAAGCCAAAACCATTAGAAGGATCAGTGCTCCCTGCTTCCCCATCTAGTGACAATGGCAGAGACAAATTGGCCGGTGCAACTGCGAAGGCCGTAGAAGGCAGATCATAAATATAAGTTCTCGCGCCAAACAGCAAGTGCTACATTTTTTGGTGGCAGTTAGCAGCTTAAATGCATCTTCTTCCCTCTTGCATCTTCCGTGAGACCATTTAATCTCGCATTCATGGCTCCTCCCTTTCTCTGCATTTGCTTTGGTCAACTTGTGTTGGGAATAAGCAAAGTAGAAGGGAAGGAGGATTTGGAGATTGTGACAACAGCCGCTTGCAGTCTGGAAAGAAGAAAGGATGCCACTTTAATTTAGCTCCACCACCAATGCCTTTCATGGAGTTTAATGGGATTTGCTTTCTGGTGGACG from Zingiber officinale cultivar Zhangliang chromosome 4A, Zo_v1.1, whole genome shotgun sequence includes the following:
- the LOC121973758 gene encoding basic proline-rich protein-like, translating into MPPPPPPPPPTPTPPTLTPIPPPPLMPKPPPATPTPIPTPMPPPPPPIPPSPPPAPPAVPNPAPPVAPPIPPPPMPPPPPTPPPPPIPPPIPPPPPNPPPPNPPPPPMPLPPNPPPPPMPPPMPLSPNPPPPPMPPPLTPPPPPNPPPPPMPSPTPPPPPIPPPPPMPPPTPTPPPPPIPPPPPMPPPTPPPTPPPPPIPPPPPIPPPPPMPPPTPPPPPTPPPPPMPPPTPPPTPPPPPMPPPPPMPPPTPPPPPMPPPPPMPPPTPPGLPMPPPIPPPPPPPTPPPTPPPIPPPPPPMPPPPPKPPPPPTPPPPPPPPKPPPPPTPPPPTPPPIPPPPPKPPPPPMPPLAPPPPRPPPAPFPMPPPTPPPPPLPPPPPTPPPIPPPPPPKPPPPPMPPPPPPRPPPAPFPMSPPTPPPPAPPPPPIPPPPPTPRPMPPPAPPPPPTPPPRPTPLPRPTTAWLPRRVLRAQSLLCPPSNATLDLPPEAIT